AAGAACATGATGGCAGATGACTCTGTGGGAGACGGCACTCCAGGACCCATTACTGCCTACCTCATATCTGACTACACCCTCACGTATTCAGTGATTACTGGTGCTGTAGACGGTATAGACACAGTTAGAGCACTTCCACAATGAGGGTGTCAGGACACTAGTACTACGCTCACTGCACGAGCTCTACAGCTCCTAGTTGAGGACTTGGGAAATGATTCTTTTAATCCTTCAGTGAAGTCAATCTACGAGCCCACTTTTCATATTTAGGTGTCAgaatatatttttcaacgtccATTTGTCTCGATATAGGAACAACTATAAATGCTAGACAGGAAATGAACACACCGCAGTACTCCCTCATCACCCCTCTTCCATGTGAAGTTTGTCTGCATCCGCTCATAGTCCTTCTTGCCGCGCTCATTCGTAAACCTACCCATACATCTCACGCCCGTACAACCATCTCTACACCATGTGAACCTTCTACAGCCCTCCCCGCAGCTCCTACTCGCATCACCGGCAGTTTGCGCACCGCCCAGTCCTCCGACTTTGGCACCGGTCTGTTGCGGCTATTAACAAATATCAGGTAGCCGTCCAAGTGGTTTGCGGCCTTCTGCATCTCTGCCTTTTGCTCTATGAACTTCCGTAAGAGATGATGTGGTCCCTCGCTCTCAAACACCGAGTGCCGGAGCAGGAGGGGAAACTACGGATATCCAAAACAGGAGTATTTCTAATTAGTGGAGGTGACATTTGGTGGGAGAGGAGTAGGAGGTTTATAGTgagaggagaaggaggatcaggaggagaaggaggatgaggaaaagACCTTTTATTACAGCAGGCAGCACTCCAAGATAAGCCAATTGTTTATCGATAGATATGATTTGTGCAGCCCATATCGCGATCAAGAATGTGCAGTACTTAACGAAATCCACGCGGGGGGaatggcaaatggcaaatggcaaatggcaaattACCCAAAAGCGAAAGAATATGAGTCGGGATGGCACCCGGAGTAATcaaggcacgtgacaggTGACAGGTGACAGGAGACAGAAGCATGTGACGAGAGACTAGCACGTGACTGAAAAGAgacgcacgtgacgcagGGACAAGCCACGCCACGCTGTATAAGCTCTACAGGCTCTACAAGCCAAACTCGAGCTCACGCTCTCGCgagcttttcatcaaggagTACACAGCTTTGGGTATTCTCAAGAATATACATTACGGAAGGATCCCCCCAAGGGCTGGGCAAAAATACAAGAAAACCCACCACACTCCCCCACTCACCGGCTCGCGCGCACTTATCAGCTGTAAAATCCTTGCTTCTGGGCGGCTAGATATAGCTTGCCAAAGTCTGAGGAGCTACGTTTAAACCTAAAATACgggcggcagcagcgaaGTACAGACTAAAGCTGTTTCCTAGCACTAGACACAAGAAGGATACCTGGTATCTTGGCAGGCCTTTTTGGATATCTTTCAGCTAGTTCTTCGACGATTAATTGAACTGCTCGGTCTTTTTCCTCATCTGTAAGCGATTGGAAGACGGCAGACATTTCAGGTATCCCAGAACGGACCAAAAGAGTTGCGAGTGGAAGAGAATCATCTAGCTCGACGTAAACTTCCATAGGCTCGATCTTTATATCAATAAAATTTGCTTTCTCAAGTTGTCCCCTGATCCATTCTTCAGACGCCCATTCAGCAGGTAAAGGTGCTGGTTAGACAAAAAAGTCGTTTGAATGTTGACTGTCAGATTGTAGTCAGGTTACCGATGTGTGATAGTgtcaagttgcataatgcCACATTAGTAGGGACGATTTGAAAATCGATAAGCTGTGACCGCAGTGAAAAACCAAACAAGGGAAGAGACAACATTATGACCAGAGGATTATAATTGAACATAGCTAAGATAGATTAATAATAATTGAAGCCACTGCTGCACCTTCAACCTCATAGAAAAGCCCCATCTGCACCTGAGAGACTTGTATAAAGCCCCGATGGTTTAATCAAAGGACAGAACTTTTATCTTGGACAAGAGAAGCCTTGGGGAGATACATAGTGCCATCGCCAACGAATTAGTTGACTGATTTTATCATGGAAAACCTATTCAACGAAATTCGCAGCATCTGAATCAACTTACCAGGCGGCCTATTTAGCTGCTTATACTTGCCAAGGAGTCTGAGGACCGGCAGGGTAGTAATTTTCTCTCATGTTCTGCTTCTTGCAAGGTCCCCTGCCAAGAGACACCGCCCAATATAACTTTGAAATTAGCCACGTCTGCCATACCACTTATGACTTTAAAATCCGAAAATAGTAATTTGCCAATGAAATCCCAAATCAAGAGCAAATGCAGATATTTGTTGGAAAATGCTCATAGTAAACCTCTTCGAGTTACGGTAGGGGACGAAAGAAGCACATTTTCATTCACAGGTGCCAATATAGTCGAAATCCTTTGGAAATTCTTACtgaggcgagtctgggtcattggtcgaaagggtctcaaattccttggctagggtttccattatgatctaattaaactacttcgtggatgatggtactaaatatctcccccgtctttcttcagtccaagattcatgtcttgcaaaccaaagaaatcattCGGATTTATAgaaaatttctgggacgtggctgagccttaatcataaggtgataatcgtactggtggtaccactccttaccttctccaagccactgtggTCTGATCTCgactatgaacggttaATGTGGACCTTCTATGGTACTtagttgggtatccgtcgtatatatgatatgtccatgtgccatatcatttcataccaatgtggcattatgcaacttgacactatcacacaccaacgaaccgatcacaatctgacaaaTCTGTATCAGCCGCAAGATCGCGATGTAGTATAACAAGTATCTGGGTGTTGTGGCACCCAAGCGCTTCGTAAGTGGCTTTATCGATGCGTTCTTACTGTAAGTGGTGAACAGTAACAGACACTTGGTCTCGTCATCTATGAACACGTTGCGGTGTGGACCCGCGAACGTGACTCCTGCAAGCTCTGGGAACCGATAAGAATAGCCACATCCAAAGTATACCATCCAGATTAGGGGCTCCACTACTTCGTCAATAATCCCTAAAATCTCTGCTACTTGATCAGGCGTCAATGTTTCAAGCCGAGTATGCGGCGGTAACAAGCTCTGAAGATACTCGGCAgacaaaaaggccaaacaAGGAGCCTCTGGGCTGTAATCGGTTTTTTCTATCAGGGAAACTTCGGAGCAGTGCAGCAGATCAGTTGCAAGTTCATCAACAGAGGGTAAGTGAAAACAGTCCTGTAGCTCCAGCAAGAAATTGTCAAAGTGCGTCTTCATGGTGGCATAAAAATACTTGATTTTTTCTcgcttcaacaacttgcCCGATACAGAAACACCATCGGGGCATTTCAGATTGACGCGATAGTTTGTATACGCGTCCCACATAGCGTCATGCACCGCTAGAGGTGAAAAGGGACAATGAGGATAGGCGTCGGTGTGAGTTTAAGCGGCGCGATTGTGGGTGTGATGGACGTGATCGTAGAGTGGCATGGTTGAGACATTGGGAATAATCATCACTCTCGCCATCGCTATCACTATTTTTACTgtcgtcatcatcttcattgCCATCATCACAACCACCACCAGCCAGGTCCCCAGCGCACAGTATAGTGTTTataagaaaaaaaattcaaagagTCTAGTGTGCGGCGAATCTTATTCATATAATTGAGCTGCGGCTTAAAGTGGCGGCCTCCGTGAACAGGTTCAGACCAGTTGAAAACCGTGAGTTTTACCAAAGCCTCAAGTACTGACGCCAAGCGATCGTAGTCAGTCAACAGATCTTGGCACAGTTTAGAAAGTGCTCTCAGCTTTGTATTGTTGAGAAGCACCTCGAGCGATAAGGGCTGCAGACGTTCCTGCAGATATTCCTTGCTTTCATAcacgaagaaaaacagTTCGTGAGCATGCAAGAGCAGGAAGTAAAAGTTTGTGAAAATCATGGCATAACTGATAATGGTGACGGCCTTATACCTCTTAAAAAGTGATTTCGGCCGGGAACAATCAAAGTTGGAGGTCTTCATGTATCTAGAGTTCTGATAAGCAATGGTCATCTTATTAAGACATTACGAATATCTTGCGACACTCATTTCGATACCTATCTTTGACGCGATAAAGATTCTGCAGCACTTTTAAGTCAGACTGTTGATTGAATTGGGACGTATCTGCCATAAAGATGGTTTTCAAAGTAGAATTGgttttttcagcagcaaGGTCTTGGTGTGGATATTTTAACCGGTCTTGCTCCACTTGGGTACCAGCTGAGACAATGGATAGTAGCGATTTCAACTGCAACTGAGGGTATGCTCTTTCTAAATGTGCTGGCACGTAAATGAGAAACTTTCCACAGACGTTGTGGTATGCAAGAGGAATCACATCCAATATATAAACCGGAAGCTTGGCATTTGTAACAGGATCTCTTGGAATTGAACGGCCCCAGTGCGAAGCTTTGAACCCTACCTTGCCAAACAAACCTGGCCTTTATAGAAGGCACTGCATcaaacaagttcttgaaagtaCAACTAAAAAGGTCACCTGGCTCTTTATAGTATTCAAATATGTTTTTGAGGTTTTGAGTCTCCAAGAACACACGCGCTTAGGCTTGGATGGTCCACAGCACTGGAAAGGGTCGATGGCCGAAACGCGGTGTCTCTGGCGACTAGGGTTCTCGTCAATGATGACAATGTTGCCGTTTACCACGGCAATGCCAGAGCAGGAGGGAAAAGTATGGATATCCAAAATAGGAGTGTTTCTAATTAGTGGAGGTGACATTTGGTACGAGAGAGAACGAGGATGAGCAggatgaggaggaggaggagagCTTCTTTTATCACCGCAgacagctcttcaagataAGCCAATTGTTTACCGATAGATAAGGTTGGTGCAGCCCATATCGCCATCAAGAGTGTGCAGTACTGTAACGAAACCCACGCGGGGGGatggcaaatggcaaattACCCAATAGCGTAAGAATATGAGCCGCGACAGCACCCGGAGTGATCGGAGCATGTGACGGGTGAGAGTAGCAAGTTATAGGAGCACTTGAGCATGTGACGAAGAATAGGGGCAAGCAGACACACACACCCCACACTCTTTGGCTTGCGCACACTTATCAGAAATATTCAAGGAAACAATACGAAAAAACGTCTAAATGCACCATTGCGCTTTCCTTAAATGTTATGCACATGCGGACTTCTCCCAACCAATTAAGTGCCTATTTCCGCACCTTCGTATGTAACTTGGAAACAAAACAGAACTTCgtttctttttgttttaaTTCTACTTACACTGACCAGAGGATTCGGGTGCACTTATTTCAGACGCCAAAAGAGCTTGGAAGTGCGCTATCGGGTGCTATATAAGTTGCTTATTGGTAAAAGCTCGCAGCTCTGGCCGTCTGTTCTGATTGGTGGAAAACCGATTATTCATAAATTTAATATGATAAAATCAAAAGGCCAAAATCTTGGTACTTTTCCGAGGCGCggcttcttgagagagTTCCTACGCAATTACAGAGACGAAATGATGCGAAAGTGTCCCATAGTTTTGAATCAAAATCTTCGACACGAAACTCAGCTTCAGTTTCTCCAGcaagcgaagaaaaagttcacTATTCGAAATTAAAAGAATGCGAGATAATAAAAGAAGTTTGCAGCAGCAATACTTATAAAGTACTGCTGATTACATCGGCTTTTTGCTGTGGTTTTGCCTATTATCTAGACTACAGCATTCGTTCAGTATTCACCAGTTATGCAACAGCATCTTTTGAACTGCATTCACTACTTTCAACCATCATGGTTCTGAATGCAGTTGATTTTGGCTCGTTTATCTGACTATTTTGGAAGATTAGAGATATTTTTGACTTCTACCGTTCTCTATATTGCACGTTCAATAGTAGAGTCGCCGGCTTACAACATAAGTGCTTATGGCGCAGGTGCCGTTCTCTATAACGTTGGGTTCTGTTGTGTTAATATTGTCCTGCTTGTTGTTATGTCTGACTTCTCATCTCTTAAGTGGAGAGTGCTCTACCAGTTCGCACCAACATGGGGTTGTGTAGTGATTCCATGGATATCTGGTGATGTTGTAAATTCCATAGGCCCTATCAAACATTGGTCTTGGGGAATAGggttttgggctttttcttttcctttAGCGTCTCTGCCCTTCATTTGCTGCATGGTATACATGATATACACAACTAGAAAGTCAGACCAgtggaagttgttcaatcaagaaaaaccaCTGAATGAGGCAAAACTACTCACTCGAGTGATGAGGATATTTCACCAAGTTGATTTCATAGGAACATTAATCTTTAGCGTCGCCTTAGGCTGCGTTTTGGTACCATTAACTTTGGCTGGGGGTTATTCAAGTAAGTGGTCACACAGCGATTCCATTGTTCCCCTGGTAGTGGGTAGCGTTCTGTTCGTTTTTTACATTGTTTGGGAAAGTTTTATGGCTTCCTACCCAGCTTTGCCTTTCAAGTTGTTAAAAGACCGTGGAATTTGGATCCCAATTCTAGCAGGCTTTCTGATGGACTTGGTATATTATTTTTCATGTGACTACATGTACCCTGTGCTTATGGTGGCTATTAATGAGTCTACTAAGTCTGCCACCAATATTGCATCCCTTCCTCTTTTTGTCACCACAGTGGCCTCGCCATTCTTTGCCGTGCTATTGAGATGGACTGGAAGATTAAAATGGTATGCTATTGGGGGATTTGCAATTTGGATGGTTTCGCTTGGTCTTTTTTTCAGATACAGATGTGGAGAAGGCTCACACGACGGCATGGTCGCAGCTGTTGTATTGCTGGGGCTAGGACGAACATTTACTCAGTTCCCGCTGCTTACGACTATGCAAGCGAGAGCACCGCACACAAAAATGGCCACAGTTACTGGTTTGTTCCATGTTTGGGGATCTGTAGGAAGTGTCGTAGGCGCTTCTATCTCAGGGGCTGTTTGGACGCAGAAAATGCCTAAgaaacttctcaaaatgtTGGGCAGCAATGGACTAGCCACTGCAGCATATGCTTCACCGTACACATTTATAATCTCGTACCCATGGGGAACTTCCGAAAGATTAGCGGTTGTTTTGGCTTACAAAAATGTTCAGAAAGATACCCCATTAAAATCCAAAATTGATAACGATGCTGAAATAGAAATGACTACAAGCGAGGTATGATTGAGTTCAAGCGGATCGGATAATAAAAGTAAAGCTCAACTCAAAGGTTGTCAAATCGTAACCGAATCGCTGATatgtgatagtgccaagttgcataatgtTGCATTAGGACAAAGTGACTTAACACGAGAGAAGTTGTGACAACAGTACGACCCAAACAGAACATGATGCACAATTGTGACCAGGAGACAGAACCAGTAGAGACTAGGAAGAGAGAGAGATAATTGACGCCACGGGTGTAGCTAAGCCACGGGTGCAATTCTCATCTTATGGTTAAgctcagccacgtcccagaaaaTTTGTATAAATCTggatgatttctttggtttccaAGGTataaatcttggactgaagaaagacgggggagatatttagtatcatcatccacgaagtagtttacgtagatcataatggaaaccctagccaaggaatttgagaccctttcgaccaatgacccagacaCGCCTCAATATTATTGATGTATGTTTTCCTTCCCAAACCGTCCTGCGGAGATCTCaacgttgaaaaagaggccCCGTAACTTTTCTAATATAAAACATTAGACATGAAGTGCAATGTAAGGATTAATTATGTGCTTGTTGTGAAAGAGGCCGGTCTGCCTGAATACCTCGCGTAGACCTCCGTAGTGCGCATCAAGGCTCACGTGTTACTTTCAAGGGCCATGGAACGTACATAAACTTGTAtcgaaagaaaaatggTATTCAAAGTCAGCACTGGGGACGAATCACGAATCCAGTCACGAATCCGAtccgtttttgatgat
The Lachancea thermotolerans CBS 6340 chromosome G complete sequence genome window above contains:
- the ENB1 gene encoding Enb1p (similar to uniprot|P38731 Saccharomyces cerevisiae YHL040C ARN1 Transporter member of the ARN family of transporters that specifically recognize siderophore-iron chelates responsible for uptake of iron bound to ferrirubin ferrirhodin and related siderophores), encoding MQLILARLSDYFGRLEIFLTSTVLYIARSIVESPAYNISAYGAGAVLYNVGFCCVNIVLLVVMSDFSSLKWRVLYQFAPTWGCVVIPWISGDVVNSIGPIKHWSWGIGFWAFSFPLASLPFICCMVYMIYTTRKSDQWKLFNQEKPLNEAKLLTRVMRIFHQVDFIGTLIFSVALGCVLVPLTLAGGYSSKWSHSDSIVPLVVGSVLFVFYIVWESFMASYPALPFKLLKDRGIWIPILAGFLMDLVYYFSCDYMYPVLMVAINESTKSATNIASLPLFVTTVASPFFAVLLRWTGRLKWYAIGGFAIWMVSLGLFFRYRCGEGSHDGMVAAVVLLGLGRTFTQFPLLTTMQARAPHTKMATVTGLFHVWGSVGSVVGASISGAVWTQKMPKKLLKMLGSNGLATAAYASPYTFIISYPWGTSERLAVVLAYKNVQKDTPLKSKIDNDAEIEMTTSEV